Proteins encoded by one window of Hafnia alvei:
- a CDS encoding protein-disulfide reductase DsbD family protein has product MFLFFRALAFSLCLWLPISWAADSGWLQNPQNDHAQVRISSNQPENGMVRLLLDVKLNDGWKTYWRSPGEGGIAPEIKWQTPIESMHWGWPTPQRFDVSGISTQGYHGDTVFPITVNVPASAQRLQGVLTLSTCSNVCVLSDFPFDLDLTQVTPPEFEHAFIRAQGTLPLTEGMVNHVKAGYHSGELRVSAEREEGWQKPEIFFDVPDGADFAKPKIQIDGSRVVATVRVTDGWEGNAPDLHGQKLSMVFSDAGIAQQAILTVDNQLPAPVTPSLALSTAILFALLGGLILNLMPCVLPVLAMKLGSVLQLENRESRVVRRQFMASAAGILVSFWALAGVMTALRLSQKAVGWGIQFQSPWFIGLMVVVTALFSANLLGFFSIRLGSNTTTRIATAGGNGNSSHFWQGVFATLLATPCSAPFLGTALAFALAAPMTDLWLVFTALGIGMSLPWLLIAAFPIAAKMLPKPGQWMNRLRIVLGMMMLASSLWLISLLTAHVGTLIAWSLGAVLLVALLILTGIHYGRRQLLIWAAILLLLSGATLAAGALTAEHWRTPMSDRVQWQPLTEEAISQALSQNKRVFVDVTADWCVTCKANKYNVLLRDDVQKALSEPDVVALRGDWTTPAPAINQFLKQRGAVAVPFNQIYGPSLPNGEVLSPLLDRQTLLKTLSNAKE; this is encoded by the coding sequence ATGTTCCTATTTTTTAGGGCGCTGGCGTTCAGCCTGTGCCTCTGGTTGCCTATCTCTTGGGCGGCCGATAGTGGATGGTTGCAGAATCCACAAAACGATCATGCGCAGGTGCGCATTAGCTCAAACCAGCCTGAAAACGGTATGGTTCGCCTTTTGCTTGATGTGAAACTTAACGACGGTTGGAAAACCTATTGGCGTTCACCGGGCGAGGGCGGTATTGCGCCTGAAATCAAATGGCAAACGCCAATCGAAAGTATGCACTGGGGATGGCCAACGCCGCAGCGCTTTGACGTTTCGGGTATTTCAACTCAGGGATATCACGGCGATACCGTATTTCCTATCACAGTAAATGTCCCAGCATCTGCCCAACGGCTTCAAGGTGTGCTGACACTTTCTACCTGCAGTAACGTCTGTGTATTAAGCGATTTCCCTTTTGATCTGGATCTCACGCAGGTGACACCTCCAGAGTTTGAGCATGCATTTATACGCGCTCAGGGAACGCTGCCGTTGACGGAGGGCATGGTCAATCACGTTAAGGCCGGTTATCACAGTGGTGAACTGCGTGTGAGTGCCGAAAGAGAAGAGGGATGGCAAAAGCCCGAAATTTTCTTTGATGTGCCAGACGGCGCTGATTTTGCCAAGCCCAAAATCCAAATTGACGGTAGCCGTGTTGTTGCCACGGTACGCGTAACCGACGGTTGGGAGGGGAATGCGCCCGATCTTCACGGGCAAAAATTGAGTATGGTCTTCAGCGATGCGGGTATTGCGCAGCAGGCTATTCTCACCGTTGATAATCAACTACCCGCTCCAGTGACTCCCTCCTTAGCGCTCTCAACGGCAATCCTATTCGCCTTGCTGGGTGGGCTGATTCTTAACCTGATGCCTTGTGTTCTACCTGTTTTAGCCATGAAACTTGGATCGGTTTTACAGTTAGAGAATCGCGAAAGCCGGGTCGTTCGCCGCCAATTTATGGCCTCGGCTGCCGGTATTCTCGTGTCATTTTGGGCGTTAGCCGGCGTGATGACGGCGCTGAGGTTAAGCCAAAAAGCGGTGGGGTGGGGGATCCAATTCCAAAGTCCGTGGTTTATTGGGTTGATGGTGGTGGTCACGGCATTATTTAGTGCCAACTTGCTTGGCTTCTTTTCCATTCGCTTAGGCAGCAATACCACCACGCGCATAGCAACAGCCGGAGGCAACGGTAACAGCAGCCATTTCTGGCAGGGCGTTTTCGCCACCTTATTAGCAACGCCTTGCTCTGCGCCATTCTTAGGCACGGCGCTGGCGTTTGCGCTGGCGGCACCGATGACCGATCTCTGGCTAGTGTTTACGGCTTTGGGTATTGGTATGAGTTTGCCATGGCTGCTGATTGCCGCTTTCCCGATCGCCGCAAAGATGTTGCCGAAGCCGGGACAATGGATGAACCGCTTACGCATCGTGCTGGGAATGATGATGCTGGCCTCAAGCCTATGGCTGATTAGCCTGTTGACTGCGCATGTTGGAACGCTGATTGCGTGGTCTCTGGGGGCGGTGCTGCTGGTGGCTTTGCTGATCCTCACGGGAATTCATTACGGACGTCGGCAGTTGCTGATCTGGGCAGCAATATTGCTCTTACTGAGCGGCGCGACGCTCGCAGCGGGCGCGTTAACCGCCGAGCATTGGCGTACGCCGATGAGCGACCGTGTGCAGTGGCAGCCTTTGACAGAAGAGGCCATTTCACAGGCGTTAAGCCAAAACAAGAGGGTGTTTGTTGATGTTACGGCAGACTGGTGTGTCACCTGCAAAGCCAATAAATACAACGTATTGCTACGCGATGATGTACAGAAAGCGCTGAGTGAGCCGGATGTTGTGGCTCTACGAGGTGACTGGACGACGCCAGCACCTGCGATTAATCAATTCCTCAAACAACGCGGCGCGGTCGCGGTGCCGTTTAATCAAATTTATGGCCCAAGCCTGCCAAACGGTGAGGTGCTTTCCCCACTGCTCGATCGTCAAACCCTACTTAAAACGCTGTCGAATGCGAAGGAATAA
- the truA gene encoding tRNA pseudouridine(38-40) synthase TruA, translated as MSDVSLSGVDADIAVAEPEALPAKPVYKIALGIEYDGSQYAGWQRQLDAPSVQECLEKALSKVACEPITVSCAGRTDAGVHATGQVVHFETHVARKDAAWTMGVNTHMPKDIAVRWVKSVSEDFHARFSATARRYRYVIYNHRYRQAVLQSGLTHFYHHLDAERMERAGQALLGENDFTSFRASQCQSRTPWRNVSHLKVTRLGDYVIVDIKANAFVHHMVRNIVGSLMEIGCGNQPESWMAELLAAKDRKLAAATAKAAGLYLVSVDYPEHFGLPKVSMGPLFLAD; from the coding sequence ATGTCTGATGTGTCGTTATCCGGTGTGGATGCAGATATAGCAGTGGCAGAGCCAGAGGCTCTGCCTGCCAAACCGGTGTATAAAATTGCGCTCGGTATTGAGTATGACGGTAGCCAATACGCAGGATGGCAGCGTCAGCTTGATGCGCCGAGCGTGCAGGAATGCCTTGAAAAAGCGTTGAGTAAGGTCGCCTGTGAGCCGATCACGGTATCTTGCGCGGGCCGAACCGATGCGGGCGTTCATGCCACAGGGCAAGTTGTGCATTTCGAAACGCATGTTGCGCGTAAAGATGCGGCGTGGACGATGGGTGTGAACACCCATATGCCAAAAGATATTGCGGTACGTTGGGTAAAAAGCGTCAGCGAAGATTTTCATGCACGTTTTAGCGCTACGGCTCGCCGTTATCGCTATGTCATCTACAATCATCGCTACCGTCAGGCCGTTTTACAAAGCGGTCTGACGCATTTTTACCATCATTTAGACGCGGAACGGATGGAGCGAGCAGGGCAGGCATTGCTGGGCGAAAATGACTTCACGTCATTTCGTGCCTCACAGTGTCAGTCACGAACGCCGTGGCGTAATGTGTCGCACCTAAAGGTGACGCGTTTAGGTGATTACGTGATTGTTGATATCAAAGCCAATGCCTTTGTCCATCATATGGTGCGTAATATCGTGGGTAGCCTGATGGAAATTGGCTGTGGCAATCAACCTGAAAGCTGGATGGCTGAACTGCTGGCGGCGAAAGATCGCAAGCTGGCAGCAGCGACGGCGAAAGCGGCCGGGTTGTATCTGGTCTCTGTCGATTATCCTGAACACTTTGGTTTGCCTAAGGTTTCGATGGGGCCGCTGTTTTTAGCGGATTAG
- a CDS encoding DsbA family protein translates to MTTLLQSALFAMAAVSFTVTAAPLTTEQQNQVRELIRETLVNNPQILEEAVTAWQQQSAEQAGAQLGKVIEQNRDALFNDAASPRIGAKNAKLTLVSFTDYNCPYCKQFDPQLEKIVKKYPDVAVVIKLLPFKGETSQSSAQYALTLWQQNPARFAALHQRLMSKKGYHTDSSIASALKSTDNAGLKIDDKTLDEVRSSLRLADVMGVQGTPATLIGQQMIPGAISYDDLEQVVKAELARASS, encoded by the coding sequence ATGACCACGCTACTTCAGAGTGCGTTATTCGCGATGGCCGCCGTGAGTTTCACCGTGACGGCCGCACCGTTAACAACTGAACAACAGAATCAGGTGCGTGAATTAATTCGTGAAACCTTAGTGAATAATCCGCAGATCTTGGAAGAGGCGGTAACCGCATGGCAGCAGCAGAGTGCAGAACAGGCCGGTGCCCAGTTGGGTAAGGTGATTGAGCAGAACCGTGATGCACTGTTTAACGACGCTGCCAGCCCACGCATCGGGGCTAAAAACGCCAAACTTACGCTGGTTTCTTTCACCGACTATAACTGCCCTTACTGCAAACAGTTTGATCCACAGCTTGAGAAGATCGTTAAAAAATATCCCGACGTTGCTGTTGTGATCAAACTCTTACCTTTCAAAGGCGAAACATCGCAAAGCTCTGCGCAATATGCTCTGACGCTGTGGCAGCAAAATCCCGCACGTTTTGCAGCGCTACATCAGCGGCTGATGTCTAAAAAGGGCTATCACACCGACAGCAGCATCGCGAGCGCGTTAAAATCCACGGATAACGCTGGCCTGAAAATCGATGATAAGACCTTAGATGAAGTTCGTAGCAGCCTGCGTTTGGCTGATGTGATGGGGGTACAAGGTACGCCAGCAACGCTGATTGGCCAGCAAATGATCCCTGGAGCGATTAGCTATGACGATCTGGAACAGGTGGTTAAAGCTGAATTAGCGCGGGCATCCTCATGA
- a CDS encoding DedA family protein encodes MEYIHWVIDFILHIDVHLAELVAQYGVWVYAILFLILFCETGLVVTPFLPGDSLLFVAGALAALPTNDLNVHTMVALMIAAAIIGDAVNYTIGRLFGEKLFSNPNSKIFRRSYLDKTHAFYDKHGGKTIILARFVPIVRTFAPFVAGMGHMSYRHFAIFNVVGALLWVLLFTYAGYLFGNVPVVQENLKLLIVAIIVLSILPGVIEVWRHKRAAKKSASNG; translated from the coding sequence ATGGAATACATTCACTGGGTAATCGATTTTATTCTGCACATTGACGTGCATCTGGCCGAGTTGGTTGCGCAGTATGGCGTGTGGGTTTATGCCATTCTGTTCTTGATCCTATTCTGCGAGACGGGTTTGGTGGTGACGCCATTCTTGCCGGGAGATTCTTTGCTGTTTGTGGCGGGAGCGCTGGCGGCGTTGCCAACGAACGATCTCAACGTACATACCATGGTAGCGTTAATGATCGCCGCAGCCATTATTGGTGATGCGGTGAACTACACCATCGGTCGTTTGTTTGGTGAGAAGTTGTTTAGTAACCCAAACTCCAAGATTTTCCGTCGTAGCTATCTGGATAAAACCCATGCGTTCTATGATAAGCATGGCGGGAAAACCATCATCTTGGCGCGATTTGTTCCTATCGTGCGTACTTTTGCGCCGTTTGTTGCGGGTATGGGGCATATGTCCTATCGCCACTTTGCGATATTCAACGTGGTTGGTGCATTGCTGTGGGTTCTGTTATTTACCTACGCGGGCTATCTGTTCGGGAATGTGCCAGTGGTGCAGGAAAACTTGAAACTGCTGATCGTCGCGATTATTGTGCTCTCTATTCTGCCGGGTGTGATCGAAGTATGGCGTCACAAGCGTGCAGCAAAAAAATCAGCCTCTAACGGATAG
- a CDS encoding aspartate-semialdehyde dehydrogenase — MTDGWNIALLGATGAVGSALMEQLAEREFPVGELFPLASERSAGESVRFNGKQILVENAAEFDWSQVQLAFFVAGTEASLRYAEEAGNAGCLVIDSSDAFAMEPDVPLVVPSVNPQALSEYRNRNIVVVADSLVSQLLTAIRPLTDEAGLSRIHVTSLLSASAHGKAAVDDLAGQSARLLNGIPFEPGLFQKQLAFNLLPLVADTQGSVREERRMVDQVRKILQDESLPMSVSVIQSPVFYGHAQTVHLETLRPVSSEEARDVFGRLDNIELSEENDYPTQVGDASGNPLLSIGCVRNDYGSPDVVQFWSVADNVRFGGALMAIETAERLIQEYMY; from the coding sequence ATGACTGACGGCTGGAATATCGCCTTGTTAGGAGCGACCGGTGCGGTAGGTAGCGCACTGATGGAACAGTTGGCGGAACGTGAATTCCCGGTAGGAGAATTATTCCCTCTGGCTAGCGAGCGCAGCGCAGGTGAGTCTGTGCGCTTTAACGGCAAGCAAATTCTGGTAGAAAACGCGGCCGAGTTTGATTGGTCACAGGTACAGCTGGCATTCTTCGTCGCAGGAACCGAAGCGTCTTTGCGCTATGCGGAAGAAGCCGGAAATGCGGGCTGTTTAGTGATTGATAGCAGCGATGCGTTTGCTATGGAACCTGATGTTCCGCTCGTGGTACCAAGTGTGAATCCACAAGCGCTGTCTGAATATCGTAACCGTAATATCGTGGTTGTCGCTGATAGCCTAGTGAGCCAATTGTTGACGGCGATTCGTCCGTTGACCGACGAAGCCGGTCTGTCTCGCATTCACGTTACCAGCCTACTGTCTGCTTCGGCTCATGGTAAAGCGGCGGTTGATGATCTCGCGGGTCAAAGTGCTCGTTTGCTAAACGGCATTCCTTTCGAACCTGGCTTATTCCAGAAACAGCTGGCATTTAACCTGTTACCGCTGGTGGCTGACACACAAGGCAGCGTACGTGAAGAGCGTCGCATGGTCGATCAGGTGCGTAAAATTTTACAAGATGAAAGCCTGCCAATGTCGGTTAGCGTGATCCAGTCTCCAGTATTTTATGGTCATGCGCAAACCGTGCATCTCGAAACGCTGCGTCCGGTATCTTCTGAAGAAGCCCGCGATGTGTTTGGCCGTTTAGACAACATCGAGCTGAGCGAAGAGAATGATTATCCAACGCAGGTGGGCGACGCATCGGGTAATCCGCTGCTGAGCATCGGCTGTGTGCGTAATGACTACGGTTCACCTGATGTGGTTCAGTTCTGGTCGGTCGCGGATAACGTGCGTTTTGGTGGTGCTTTGATGGCTATCGAAACTGCGGAGCGCCTGATTCAGGAGTACATGTACTAA
- a CDS encoding DMT family transporter — protein MNALFPLFAVLIWSINAIVSKVSAGAIDPAAISFYRWVLALIVLTPFVLPGVIRNRKAIRPHLGKLLILGLLGMVLYQSLAYYAAHSVSALFMGILSSLIPLLTVLISIWLLRIVPTVGIALGSVMSFFGLVWLVSGGNPQQLLTHGIGSGELMMFAASASYALYGVLTKRWNINLPNWQSLYIQIVFGVLLLIPNFILTDNVSLNAQNIPLVLFAGIPASIIAPFLWIQGVVRLGANKASIFMNLTPVFTAIIAVSFLHEQLHSYHLIGGGIALLGVVVAQRLRTPLTRKKKPESVKNTEKEVCSSAD, from the coding sequence ATGAATGCACTGTTTCCACTTTTTGCCGTACTGATTTGGTCAATCAACGCCATTGTCAGTAAGGTTTCAGCTGGTGCTATCGATCCAGCGGCCATCTCATTTTATCGTTGGGTGCTAGCGCTGATAGTACTGACGCCTTTTGTGCTGCCCGGCGTGATTCGCAACCGAAAGGCCATTCGACCACATCTCGGAAAACTACTGATTCTGGGGTTGCTCGGCATGGTGCTGTATCAAAGCTTGGCCTATTACGCCGCACACAGCGTCAGCGCTTTGTTTATGGGCATTTTAAGCTCCCTTATCCCGTTGTTAACGGTGCTGATCAGCATTTGGCTGCTACGTATTGTGCCCACGGTCGGTATCGCATTGGGTAGCGTGATGTCATTCTTTGGCCTCGTGTGGCTGGTGAGCGGAGGTAATCCGCAACAGTTGCTGACTCACGGCATTGGTTCTGGTGAGCTGATGATGTTTGCGGCATCGGCTTCTTACGCGCTTTACGGCGTGTTAACCAAACGCTGGAATATCAATTTACCCAACTGGCAGTCGCTCTATATTCAGATCGTCTTTGGCGTGTTGTTACTAATTCCTAACTTCATACTGACCGACAACGTAAGTTTGAACGCACAAAATATTCCATTGGTTCTGTTTGCTGGTATTCCTGCTTCGATTATTGCGCCTTTCCTGTGGATCCAAGGCGTCGTGCGATTAGGTGCCAACAAAGCCTCTATCTTTATGAACCTCACGCCGGTGTTCACCGCCATCATCGCGGTATCGTTCCTGCACGAACAACTGCACAGCTATCACCTGATTGGCGGCGGTATCGCCCTGCTCGGTGTGGTGGTCGCTCAACGTCTACGCACTCCGCTAACGCGTAAAAAAAAGCCTGAAAGCGTGAAGAACACAGAGAAGGAAGTTTGCTCGTCGGCTGATTAA
- the accD gene encoding acetyl-CoA carboxylase, carboxyltransferase subunit beta: protein MSWIERILNKSNITQTRKASIPEGVWTKCDSCGQVLYRAELERNLDVCPKCDHHMRMSARMRLHTLLDEGSEVELGSELEPKDILKFKDSKKYKDRISAAQKETGEKDALVVMKGTLKGMPVVAASFEFAFMGGSMASVVGARFVRAVEQALEDNCALICFSASGGARMQEALMSLMQMAKTSAALAKLQERGLPYISVLTDPTMGGVSASLAMLGDINVAEPKALIGFAGPRVIEQTVREKLPAGFQRSEFLIEKGAIDMIVRRPEMRDKLASLVAKMTGQPEPVSSEVVREIPVEGETQD, encoded by the coding sequence ATGAGCTGGATTGAACGAATTCTTAACAAAAGTAATATCACGCAAACCCGTAAGGCGAGCATTCCTGAAGGTGTCTGGACCAAATGCGACAGCTGCGGTCAGGTACTTTATCGTGCCGAGCTGGAGCGTAATCTAGACGTTTGCCCAAAATGCGATCACCACATGCGTATGTCAGCACGTATGCGTTTGCATACTCTGCTGGACGAAGGCAGTGAGGTTGAGCTGGGAAGCGAGCTGGAGCCGAAGGATATTCTTAAGTTTAAGGACTCCAAAAAATACAAAGATCGCATCTCTGCGGCGCAGAAAGAAACCGGTGAAAAAGACGCGTTGGTTGTGATGAAAGGCACTCTGAAAGGTATGCCTGTCGTTGCGGCGTCATTTGAATTTGCCTTCATGGGTGGTTCAATGGCTTCTGTAGTCGGTGCGCGCTTCGTTCGTGCGGTTGAGCAGGCGCTGGAAGATAACTGTGCGCTGATTTGTTTCTCTGCCAGCGGCGGTGCTCGCATGCAGGAAGCATTGATGTCTCTGATGCAGATGGCAAAAACCAGTGCTGCACTGGCTAAGTTGCAAGAACGCGGTCTACCTTATATCTCGGTATTGACTGACCCCACCATGGGGGGCGTTTCTGCAAGTTTGGCGATGCTGGGTGACATTAACGTCGCCGAGCCAAAAGCGCTGATCGGCTTTGCCGGCCCTCGCGTTATCGAGCAGACCGTGCGTGAGAAATTGCCAGCAGGCTTCCAACGCAGTGAGTTCCTGATCGAGAAAGGTGCGATCGATATGATCGTCCGTCGTCCAGAAATGCGCGACAAATTGGCAAGCCTTGTGGCTAAAATGACAGGGCAACCAGAACCTGTCAGCAGTGAAGTCGTTCGCGAAATCCCTGTTGAAGGCGAGACTCAAGACTAA
- a CDS encoding AraC family transcriptional regulator, giving the protein MAQQRTFPTSEVSSVRNLFFRCEEVNADTEYLPHSHPWGQLIYIRTGVLALNVGDQRFLAPSKFAVWLPVGIEHSSYNRKLSQFRTINISARLCQDLPPQACLLNVSPLFNAIVDDCFERDLILPESREDIRLCRVLVDQLKRAPVHETYLPTSQDKFLAPVLRVLESCPSDNTPLSVWAQRVYTTERTLSRRCQNELGMSFSEWRQRLRFLHALPLLEQGKTVQEVALEVGYSSSSAFIVMFQQISGTTPERYRKVS; this is encoded by the coding sequence ATGGCTCAGCAGCGCACATTTCCGACCTCCGAGGTGAGCTCGGTACGCAATCTGTTTTTCCGCTGTGAAGAGGTCAATGCGGATACCGAATATCTGCCACACAGCCATCCGTGGGGGCAGCTTATTTACATTAGAACCGGCGTATTGGCACTGAACGTTGGCGACCAGCGTTTTCTCGCGCCGTCGAAATTTGCCGTTTGGCTGCCGGTTGGCATTGAACATTCAAGCTATAACCGCAAACTGTCACAGTTTCGTACCATCAATATTAGTGCTCGACTGTGCCAAGACCTCCCTCCGCAGGCCTGTTTGCTTAATGTGAGTCCCCTGTTTAATGCCATTGTGGATGATTGCTTTGAGCGCGATCTGATTTTGCCGGAATCCCGTGAGGACATACGCCTTTGCCGAGTCTTGGTGGATCAACTGAAACGAGCGCCGGTGCATGAAACCTATTTGCCGACCTCACAGGACAAATTTTTAGCGCCGGTGTTACGTGTATTGGAAAGCTGTCCGTCAGATAACACGCCGCTCAGCGTTTGGGCGCAGCGGGTATATACCACCGAGCGCACGCTCTCGCGCCGCTGTCAGAATGAGTTGGGTATGTCATTTAGCGAATGGCGCCAGCGGCTGCGTTTTCTACACGCTTTGCCTTTGCTTGAGCAGGGGAAAACCGTGCAAGAAGTCGCGTTGGAGGTGGGATACAGCTCGTCTTCGGCGTTTATTGTAATGTTTCAGCAAATCTCAGGCACAACGCCCGAACGATATCGGAAAGTCAGTTAA
- the asr gene encoding acid resistance repetitive basic protein Asr, whose protein sequence is MKKVLALVVAATMGLSSVAFAAETTAAPAAPAASSTTAAAPAAKATSTTHHKKAKHHKKATTEQKAQAAKKTKHAKKAAPVAQKAQAAKKAQHHKKAAPVAQKAQAAKKAQHHKKAAPVAQKAQAAKKAQHHKKAAPATAAAPKA, encoded by the coding sequence ATGAAAAAAGTTTTAGCTCTGGTTGTTGCTGCTACTATGGGTCTGTCTTCTGTTGCTTTCGCTGCTGAAACAACCGCTGCTCCAGCTGCTCCGGCTGCGTCTTCAACGACCGCTGCCGCACCTGCTGCCAAAGCAACTAGCACCACTCACCACAAAAAAGCGAAGCACCACAAAAAAGCAACCACCGAGCAAAAAGCTCAGGCCGCTAAAAAAACCAAACACGCTAAAAAAGCAGCGCCGGTAGCTCAGAAAGCTCAGGCTGCTAAAAAAGCTCAGCACCACAAAAAAGCAGCACCAGTAGCCCAGAAAGCTCAGGCTGCTAAAAAAGCTCAGCATCACAAAAAAGCAGCACCAGTAGCTCAGAAAGCTCAGGCTGCTAAAAAAGCTCAGCATCACAAAAAAGCAGCACCAGCTACTGCTGCAGCACCAAAAGCATAA
- the pdxB gene encoding 4-phosphoerythronate dehydrogenase PdxB — MKILVDENMPYAGELFSRLGDVQAVRGRPLPAEALVGADALMVRSVTKVNAELLSGTSVRFVGTATAGTDHVDDKWLSDNDIGFSAAPGCNAIAVVEYVFSALMMLAERDGFDLREKTVGIVGVGNVGSRLNRRLRALGVQTLLCDPPRAAKGDAETFYPLEKLVQDADILTFHTPLNKTGDDKTLHLVDADLLAALPENRILINAARGPIVDNAALLTALKNGKKLSVILDVWEPEPELSLALLDLVDIGTPHIAGYSLEGKARGTTQVFEAYSEYIGQPQHVALSELLPVPEMASVTVHGALDQAKLKRLMHLVYDVRRDDAPLRRVAGQAGEFDRLRKHYQERREWSSLCVKCDDNASVELLNALGFSAELI; from the coding sequence GTGAAAATTCTGGTCGATGAAAATATGCCTTATGCGGGTGAACTCTTCAGTCGCTTGGGAGATGTACAGGCAGTACGCGGGCGCCCATTGCCTGCCGAGGCGTTGGTCGGTGCGGATGCGCTGATGGTGCGTTCGGTCACTAAGGTGAATGCTGAATTACTGAGTGGCACCAGCGTTCGCTTTGTCGGCACCGCCACTGCGGGCACCGATCACGTTGATGATAAATGGTTGAGTGATAACGATATTGGTTTTTCTGCGGCGCCAGGCTGTAATGCCATTGCCGTCGTGGAATATGTTTTTTCTGCTTTGATGATGCTGGCCGAGCGCGATGGTTTCGACCTGCGTGAAAAAACCGTCGGTATCGTTGGCGTGGGGAACGTGGGTTCGCGTTTGAATCGTCGCCTGCGAGCATTAGGCGTGCAAACGTTGCTTTGCGATCCACCACGTGCGGCTAAGGGCGATGCCGAAACGTTCTACCCGCTGGAAAAATTGGTTCAGGATGCTGATATTCTGACTTTCCACACGCCGTTGAATAAAACGGGTGACGACAAAACGCTGCATCTGGTCGATGCTGATCTGCTGGCGGCATTGCCTGAAAATCGCATTTTGATTAATGCGGCGCGTGGCCCGATTGTTGATAATGCGGCTTTGCTAACCGCGTTGAAAAACGGCAAAAAACTGAGCGTGATCCTAGACGTGTGGGAACCTGAGCCGGAGCTTTCTTTAGCGTTGCTGGATTTAGTTGATATCGGTACGCCGCATATTGCCGGTTATAGTTTAGAAGGCAAAGCGCGCGGCACAACTCAGGTCTTTGAAGCCTACAGTGAGTACATTGGGCAGCCGCAGCACGTCGCGTTAAGCGAACTGTTACCGGTGCCAGAAATGGCGAGCGTAACCGTTCATGGCGCGCTGGATCAGGCAAAGCTCAAACGTCTGATGCATCTAGTGTATGATGTGCGCCGCGACGATGCGCCGCTGCGTCGCGTTGCTGGACAGGCCGGTGAGTTTGACCGACTGCGTAAGCATTATCAGGAGCGCCGTGAGTGGTCTTCGTTATGCGTGAAATGTGACGACAATGCGAGCGTTGAGCTATTGAATGCGCTGGGTTTTAGCGCCGAATTAATCTAG
- a CDS encoding protein disulfide oxidoreductase, whose translation MMRLKKWARELAIFIVVLAAFSWGMDQWRKPQPPEISHLPDITLVNGQTVSLAALSAEKPLLIYFWATWCGVCKLTSPMVEELHKDGVNVLSIAIRSGDDERLMRGMAAKGLTFPVVNDQLGRLGAEWDIGATPTFVILDKGNMVSSTSGWSSRWGIKMRMWWAGL comes from the coding sequence ATGATGCGGCTAAAAAAATGGGCGAGGGAGCTGGCCATTTTTATCGTGGTTTTAGCGGCATTCTCATGGGGAATGGATCAATGGCGCAAACCGCAGCCGCCGGAGATATCGCATCTGCCTGATATCACGTTAGTGAATGGTCAAACGGTTTCCTTAGCCGCGCTTAGCGCTGAAAAACCGCTGCTGATTTACTTTTGGGCGACGTGGTGTGGCGTATGCAAGCTGACTTCGCCGATGGTTGAAGAGCTGCATAAGGACGGTGTGAACGTGCTAAGTATTGCGATTCGTTCAGGCGATGATGAGCGCCTGATGCGAGGCATGGCGGCGAAAGGCTTAACTTTCCCCGTTGTGAACGATCAACTGGGGCGCTTAGGAGCCGAGTGGGACATCGGCGCGACGCCAACGTTTGTGATTCTTGATAAGGGCAATATGGTCAGCAGCACGAGTGGATGGAGTAGCCGCTGGGGGATTAAAATGAGGATGTGGTGGGCGGGGCTTTAG
- a CDS encoding DUF4186 domain-containing protein, translating to MYQSAENIWARLQRSPFRMKFHLNAKDSAYLQQKGTAVILSHAYDFIDARLAPAFPENDGKQTPMRGHPVFVAQHATATCCRGCLEKWHRIPQGKALNEEEKQYVVNFIAHWIESETSGHP from the coding sequence GTGTATCAGTCTGCTGAAAATATCTGGGCACGCCTACAGCGCTCCCCTTTTCGCATGAAGTTTCATCTCAACGCCAAAGACAGTGCCTACCTACAACAAAAAGGCACCGCGGTGATTTTGTCCCATGCTTATGATTTTATAGATGCCCGTTTAGCGCCCGCGTTCCCTGAAAACGATGGCAAGCAGACCCCGATGCGCGGACATCCAGTGTTCGTGGCGCAGCACGCTACGGCAACCTGCTGCCGTGGATGTTTAGAAAAATGGCATCGCATTCCACAGGGAAAAGCGTTAAACGAAGAAGAAAAACAGTACGTTGTGAATTTTATCGCGCACTGGATTGAGAGTGAAACCAGCGGCCACCCTTAG